From Juglans regia cultivar Chandler chromosome 8, Walnut 2.0, whole genome shotgun sequence, the proteins below share one genomic window:
- the LOC109011813 gene encoding protein odr-4 homolog, whose amino-acid sequence MVKAVVGEETQLKSIEDRLSQSRFPVQVGLVIGKISSPLERGFVFDLVPTPPNDAGEPASSLLETVKDEKKKGPKPKSQAADSPSLFIDDDWVAEHARQVARMLVGGMKVVGIYIWVTNDVFKNSTIMLSQSIKGVAEATPLLQTDREERLLIHISYSPIRWTCRSCTWTSNTTSSSLQPCDFKMGRVLTSLQTFKCTYNFNLRLLVCHESASNLQTLSDILCQGISHHAKELKDAKAVIDGNLVVNDEPCTLDGVHEVELLLPFMKDTYAEACSRKDALGVLVFSGSVCAFAYLNSKEAISQAVSDIKGDIITSLQSRLDIICDEAYGDVWPKDDISPEASDGTSTDKPVSQLVLHLLRKECSLSFPRRVFVPWLAGTYICDYLQPSETLEVLNDHCVELMSMEAPAIASTILEPEIEAAPSLVTKSFWDVANPFHSASSLPLEKSGGHAREENGKESTKSNNVNVKAAIFFLLLSILVGFVLYVVRRSR is encoded by the exons ATGGTGAAAGCTGTGGTTGGAGAAGAAACCCAGCTCAAATCGATCGAGGATCGTCTCAGCCAATCCCGTTTCCCCGTTCAG GTGGGGCTGGTAATAGGCAAGATCAGCTCGCCTTTAGAACGAGGTTTCGTATTCGATTTGGTCCCAACCCCACCGAACGACGCCGGAGAGCCCGCGTCTTCCCTCCTCGAGACCGTCAAGGACGAGAAGAAAAAGGGACCCAAACCCAAGTCCCAGGCCGCCGATTCTCCCTCTTTGTtcattgatgatgattgggtcGCCGAACATGCTCGTCAG GTGGCTAGAATGCTAGTAGGTGGAATGAAGGTGGTTGGCATCTATATATGGGTCACCAacgatgtttttaaaaattcaaccaTAATGCTTTCTCAG AGTATAAAGGGAGTTGCAGAAGCAACACCCCTACTGCAGACTGATCGGGAGGAAAGACTGCTCATTCATATTTCTTACAGTCCAATCAG GTGGACGTGTCGAAGTTGCACATGGACTTCAAATACTACATCAAGCAGCCTACAACCCTGTGATTTCAAAATGGGAAGGGTCTTAACTTCCCTACAGACTTTCAAGTGCACCTATAATTTTAACCTGAG ATTGCTTGTATGTCATGAAAGTGCATCAAATTTACAAACATTGAGTGATATTCTTTGTCAAGGAATTTCTCATCATGCTAAAGAGCTGAAAGATGCCAAGGCAGTGATTGATGGTAATTTG GTCGTTAATGATGAACCTTGCACATTAGATGGAGTACATGAAGTTGAATTGCTTTTACCGTTCATGAAAGATACATACGCAGAAG CATGCAGCAGAAAAGATGCTCTGGGTGTTCTTGTCTTCAGTGGATCTGTGTGTGCTTTTGCATACTTGAACTCAAAAGAAGCAATTTCACAAGCTGTCTCTGATATAAAG GGGGACATCATCACGAGCCTACAAAGTCGATTAGACATCATTTGTGATGAGGCATATGGAGATGTATGGCCAAAAGATGATATTAGCCCAGAAGCAAGTGATGGGACATCAACTGATAAACCTGTTTCCCAGCTTGTCCTGCATTTGTTAAG AAAAGAATGCAGTCTTTCATTTCCTCGAAGGGTATTTGTTCCTTGGTTGGCAGGCACCTACATATGTGACTACCTACAGCCATCTGAGACTCTTGAG GTTCTAAACGATCATTGTGTTGAGTTGATGTCCATGGAAGCACCAGCCATTGCCTCAACGATTTTGGAACCAGAAATAGAAGCAGCCCCATCTCTGGTCACCAAGTCCTTCTGGGATGTGGCAAACCCATTTCATTCAGCATCTAGCCTTCCCTTGGAGAAAAGTGGAGGTCACGCTAGAgaggaaaatggaaaagaatCTACAAAGTCGAATAATGTCAACGTCAAGGCCGCtattttcttccttctcctctCTATCTTGGTGGGATTTGTGCTCTATGTTGTTAGGAGATCAAGATGA
- the LOC109002262 gene encoding pentatricopeptide repeat-containing protein At1g09900, with the protein MDFMVPTKHTPEGFCSFPDFHREGTRTRSICSNLEARASSKVVSGFRSGRVHLGCKARHVFLSADCIQRKKSDGHRKLQRLNVSTVSKVENLGSNGRLQHVEPNPHGHLNGTENGIGSLSTTAQSSRSFEESESNNHLRKLVRNGELEDGFKFLQSMVYQGDIPDIIACTSLIRGFCKIGKTRKATRVMDILEDSGAVPDVITYNVLISGYCRSGEIDNALRVLDRMSIAPDVVTYNTILRTLCDGGKLKQAMEVLDRQLRRECYPDVITYTILIEATCKESGVGQAMKLLDEMRIKGCKPDVVTYNVLINGICKEGRLDEAIKFLNNMPSYGCQPNVITHNIILRSMCSTGRWMDAERLLAEMLRKGCSPSVVTFNILINFLCRKGLLGRAIDILEKMPKHGCTPNSLSYNPLLHGFCKEKKMDRAIEYLDVMSSRGCYPDIVTYNTLLTALCRDGKVDVAVEILDQLSSKGCSPVLITYNTVIDGLSKVGQTERAIELLDEMQGKGLKPDIITYSSLVGGLSREGKVDEAIKFFHNLEVLGLKPNAITYNSVMWGLCKAHQSSRAIDFLAYMVSRGCKPTEATYSILIEGIANEGLAKEALELLRQLCSRGVVKKSWAEQVAGRM; encoded by the coding sequence ATGGATTTCATGGTGCCCACAAAGCACACCCCTGAAGGGTTTTGCTCATTTCCAGACTTTCATCGAGAGGGCACTAGAACTAGAAGTATTTGTAGTAATTTGGAAGCTAGGGCTAGTAGTAAAGTGGTTTCAGGCTTTCGTTCGGGGAGAGTCCATTTGGGCTGCAAAGCTCGCCATGTCTTCCTGTCCGCTGATTGTATTCAGCGTAAAAAATCCGACGGGCACCGGAAACTGCAACGACTTAATGTTTCTACTGTTTCCAAGGTCGAAAATCTTGGCTCAAATGGGAGATTGCAGCATGTTGAGCCGAACCCACATGGGCATTTGAATGGAACAGAAAATGGTATAGGGTCCTTGTCGACCACGGCTCAGTCTTCCCGGAGTTTCGAGGAATCTGAGAGTAACAATCACCTAAGAAAGTTGGTCAGAAATGGGGAATTAGAAGATGGGTTTAAGTTTCTCCAAAGCATGGTTTATCAAGGTGATATTCCTGATATTATCGCTTGCACGAGTCTAATCCGTGGGTTTTGTAAGATTGGTAAAACCAGGAAGGCTACTCGTGTCATGGATATTTTGGAAGACTCTGGAGCTGTTCCGGATGTTATAACGTACAATGTTTTGATCAGTGGTTATTGTAGGTCCGGTGAGATTGATAATGCCTTACGAGTCTTGGACCGAATGAGCATTGCTCCCGATGTTGTCACATATAATACGATTTTGCGTACTTTGTGTGATGGTGGGAAATTGAAGCAAGCGATGGAAGTTCTTGACCGGCAGTTGCGAAGGGAGTGTTATCCGGATGTGATTACTTATACTATACTGATTGAGGCAACTTGTAAGGAAAGTGGAGTTGGGCAAGCAATGAAGCTCTTAGATGAGATGAGGATCAAAGGATGCAAACCTGATGTTGTTACTTACAATGTTCTTATCAATGGGATTTGCAAAGAAGGAAGGTTGGATGAAGCAATCAAGTTCTTGAACAACATGCCATCATATGGTTGCCAGCCCAATGTAATTACCCATAATATTATTTTGCGGAGCATGTGTAGTACTGGGAGGTGGATGGATGCTGAAAGACTATTAGCTGAAATGCTTCGCAAAGGGTGTTCTCCTAGCGTTGTTACTTtcaatatattgataaatttcttGTGCCGAAAGGGTCTACTGGGTCGAGCTATTGACATCTTGGAGAAGATGCCTAAGCATGGTTGTACTCCAAATTCCTTGAGTTACAATCCATTGCTTCATGGATTTtgcaaagaaaagaagatggaTAGAGCAATTGAGTATCTGGATGTAATGTCGTCTAGGGGCTGTTACCCTGATATTGTGACCTACAATACTTTGCTCACTGCATTATGCAGAGATGGGAAGGTTGATGTTGCAGTCGAGATACTTGATCAGCTAAGTAGCAAGGGTTGCTCTCCTGTTTTGATCACATATAATACAGTGATTGATGGACTTTCAAAGGTGGGGCAAACTGAACGTGCAATAGAACTTTTGGATGAAATGCAAGGAAAGGGTCTTAAACCAGATATAATCACCTACTCCTCACTTGTAGGAGGGCTTAGTAGAGAAGGAAAGGTTGATGAAGCAATCAAGTTTTTTCACAACTTGGAGGTATTGGGTCTCAAGCCCAATGCTATTACCTACAACTCAGTCATGTGGGGACTTTGCAAGGCTCATCAAAGCAGCCGTGCAATTGATTTCTTGGCTTATATGGTATCTAGAGGATGCAAACCTACTGAAGCTACCTACTCCATTCTCATTGAAGGCATAGCTAATGAAGGTTTAGCGAAGGAGGCTTTGGAGCTACTGCGTCAATTGTGCTCCAGAGGGGTTGTGAAGAAAAGCTGGGCAGAACAGGTAGCAGGCAGGATGTAG
- the LOC109011814 gene encoding CBL-interacting serine/threonine-protein kinase 8-like, with protein sequence MVVRKIGKYVVGRTIGEGTFAKVKFAQNTETGASVAMKVIDRNTIIKRKMIDQLKREISIMKLVRHPYVVRLHEVLASRTKIYIILEFITGGELFDKIVRHRRLSEAESRRYFQQLIDGVDFFHSKGVFHRDLKPENLLLDSQENIKISDFGLSAFPEQGVSLLRTTCGTPNYIAPEVLGHKGYDGAAADVWSCGIILYVLMAGYLPFDEYDLTTLYSKIEKAEFSCPSWFPVEAKSLIHRILDPNPRTRITIEQIRNDKWFEKGYVPVGLLEYEDVNLDDLDAIFYDGKEQKAKKPCEPCGKDGVGPLILNAFDLIILSQGLNLASLFDRGQGFMKHHTRFVSQKPAKVVLSSMEVVAQSMGFKTRKCACKMRVESLSANKKSQFSVILEIFEVAPTFLMVDIQKAAGDASEYLKFYKNFCCNLEEIIWKPTNDSSISKITNPKSKKR encoded by the exons ATGGTGGTGAGGAAAATAGGGAAGTACGTGGTGGGGAGGACGATTGGCGAAGGAACCTTTGCCAAGGTGAAGTTCGCTCAGAACACGGAGACTGGTGCGAGCGTAGCCATGAAAGTTATCGATCGTAATACCATTATCAAGCGCAAGATGATTGACCAG CTCAAGAGGGAGATATCTATAATGAAGCTTGTCAGACATCCTTATGTTGTTCGTCTTCATGAG GTTCTAGCAAGCCGTACTAAGATTTATATAATCTTAGAGTTCATTACAGGTGGTGAATTGTTCGATAAAATA GTACGTCATCGACGACTTAGTGAAGCCGAGTCCCGGAGATACTTTCAGCAGCTCATTGATGGTGTGGATTTTTTCCACAGCAAGGGAGTCTTCCATAGAGACTTGAAG cCTGAAAATCTTTTACTGGATTCTCAAGAAAACATCAAGATTTCAGATTTTGGTTTGAGTGCATTTCCAGAACAA GGAGTTAGCCTCCTTCGAACAACATGTGGGACTCCCAACTATATAGCACCTGAG GTTCTTGGTCACAAGGGTTATGATGGTGCTGCGGCGGATGTTTGGTCCTGTGGCATCATCCTTTACGTTCTGATGGCAGGATATCTTCCATTTGATGAGTATGATCTCACCACGCTATATAGTAAG ATTGAGAAAGCAGAATTTTCATGTCCATCTTGGTTTCCAGTTGAAGCAAAATCCTTGATTCATAGAATTTTAGACCCAAATCCTCGAACT CGTATTACTATTGAACAGATCAGGAATGATAAATGGTTTGAGAAGGGTTATGTTCCTGTCGGACTTCTTGAATATGAAGATGTAAACCTTGATGATCTAGATGCCATTTTTTATGATGGAAAG GAACAAAAGGCTAAGAAGCCATGTGAGCCATGTGGGAAGGATGGCGTGGGTCCTTTGATTCTTAATGCCTTTGACTTGATAATTTTATCTCAAGGACTAAACCTTGCTTCGCTGTTTGATCGTGGCCAG GGCTTTATGAAGCATCATACACGCTTCGTTTCACAGAAGCCCGCAAAGGTCGTTTTATCAAGTATGGAAGTTGTTGCTCAATCAATGGGTTTTAAAACTCGCAAATGCGCCTGTAAG ATGAGAGTGGAAAGTCTTTCAGCAAATAAGAAAAGTCAATTCTCAGTTATTCTGGAA ATTTTTGAAGTTGCTCCGACATTTTTAATGGTGGATATTCAGAAAGCAGCTGGAGATGCTAGTGAATATCTCAAG TTTTACAAGAATTTTTGTTGCAATCTCGAGGAAATCATTTGGAAACCAACTAATGATTCAAGCATATCAAAGATCACCAATCCAAAGAGTAAAAAACGTTGA